One Weissella coleopterorum DNA segment encodes these proteins:
- a CDS encoding ADP-ribosylglycohydrolase family protein: MDLPNNPLINSTLGMLDGDLLTQKHLPLEQRRWSSGSSLALATIDALSKNYDINEIMQAFEAWYKHGKYTVDGKIQPAGKTTKKALDTYLATQDPFSSGGISEDDNGSGALARIMPMIIYMYSLYGSDFVNNETAMLTLHQVAGLTHNYPRGLMGIGLYAILVGQILDGFEFETALDRAVGISYEYYSEHSLFAGFLKELDNLNTPDFSSQPQEALNGSGYIVDTLENLVWILLNTKSYQEAIQAADQVQGPSKKIVAIVGAVAALIYGRPIKADLSSRLEVAPKVKKMLIQASRSGRFEIKKAE; the protein is encoded by the coding sequence ATGGACTTACCAAATAATCCATTAATTAATAGCACCCTTGGGATGCTTGATGGTGATTTATTAACACAAAAGCATCTACCATTAGAGCAACGTCGTTGGAGTAGTGGTAGTTCATTAGCGCTTGCAACGATTGATGCTTTGTCAAAAAATTATGATATCAATGAAATCATGCAAGCTTTTGAAGCATGGTATAAACACGGTAAATATACAGTCGATGGTAAAATTCAGCCTGCTGGAAAAACAACTAAAAAAGCATTGGACACATATTTAGCAACACAAGATCCGTTTTCTTCGGGAGGAATATCTGAAGATGATAACGGGAGTGGGGCATTAGCACGAATTATGCCCATGATAATTTATATGTATAGTCTATATGGATCGGATTTTGTGAATAATGAGACGGCAATGTTGACGTTGCATCAAGTCGCTGGTCTAACTCATAATTACCCTCGAGGACTAATGGGGATTGGATTGTATGCAATTTTGGTTGGACAAATCTTAGACGGTTTTGAATTTGAAACAGCTTTGGATCGGGCAGTAGGGATTTCCTATGAATATTATTCTGAACACAGCTTATTTGCTGGTTTTCTCAAAGAATTAGATAATCTAAATACCCCGGATTTTAGTAGCCAACCCCAAGAAGCTTTGAATGGAAGTGGTTATATTGTTGATACACTTGAAAATTTGGTCTGGATTCTTTTAAACACCAAGTCATATCAAGAAGCAATTCAAGCCGCTGACCAAGTTCAAGGTCCGTCTAAAAAAATTGTAGCAATTGTAGGTGCGGTGGCAGCGCTGATCTACGGGAGACCGATCAAGGCTGACTTAAGCAGTCGCTTAGAAGTGGCACCAAAAGTTAAAAAAATGTTAATTCAAGCCAGTCGCAGTGGTCGATTTGAGATAAAAAAAGCTGAATAA
- a CDS encoding YslB family protein produces the protein MADQNNNIFPITLLRDHLLPALLTDDLSDITYWAGKDLAREFPLQGISAIVDFFNDAGFGILNIESQKATSQRWILTGSLVERRMSEATKPDFFLEAGFLAQQTEQQIGSSAETQVEFEKDTVILTVLTTEAIHIDE, from the coding sequence ATGGCTGATCAAAACAATAATATTTTCCCAATTACGCTATTAAGAGATCATTTACTACCTGCATTATTGACGGATGATCTGAGCGATATTACTTATTGGGCCGGTAAGGATTTAGCGCGTGAATTTCCATTACAAGGAATAAGTGCCATTGTTGATTTCTTCAATGATGCTGGCTTTGGAATTTTAAATATCGAATCACAAAAAGCAACTAGTCAAAGATGGATTTTAACTGGCTCACTTGTTGAAAGGCGCATGTCGGAGGCTACTAAACCGGATTTCTTTTTAGAAGCTGGCTTCTTAGCCCAACAAACGGAACAACAAATTGGTTCCAGTGCTGAAACTCAAGTTGAATTTGAAAAAGACACCGTCATCTTGACTGTTTTAACCACTGAAGCCATCCACATTGATGAATAG
- the map gene encoding type I methionyl aminopeptidase produces the protein MITLKSKRELVAMEKSGAIIAGMHQGMKKLIKPGLSTWEIEEFGRKYIESHGGRAAQIGFEGFKYATTVSVNDEVAHAFPRKGLILKDGDLVKVDTVVELDGAFSDSAWSYAVGEVLPEVQKLMDVTLEALYIGIDQAQVGNRLGDIGAAINHFVEDEHGYGNVRDYIGHGIGPTMHEEPAVPHYGVAGHGLRLKPGMTITIEPMVNLGSWEVETSKEDGWTVRTIDGSWSAQYEHVIAITEDGPKILTSQDPEFDAKYLLK, from the coding sequence ATGATAACGTTAAAATCAAAGCGAGAATTGGTTGCTATGGAGAAGTCCGGGGCAATTATTGCTGGTATGCATCAAGGGATGAAAAAATTGATTAAGCCAGGTCTCTCAACATGGGAAATTGAAGAATTCGGTCGAAAATATATCGAAAGTCATGGTGGACGGGCTGCACAAATTGGGTTTGAGGGTTTTAAATATGCCACAACCGTATCTGTGAATGATGAAGTTGCTCATGCTTTTCCACGTAAAGGATTAATTCTTAAAGATGGGGATCTCGTTAAGGTGGATACAGTTGTAGAATTGGATGGAGCTTTTTCTGACTCTGCTTGGAGTTATGCAGTTGGAGAGGTCTTACCAGAAGTGCAAAAGTTAATGGATGTTACCTTAGAAGCGCTTTATATTGGGATTGACCAAGCCCAAGTTGGTAATCGCCTTGGTGATATTGGCGCTGCGATTAATCATTTTGTGGAGGATGAGCATGGTTACGGTAATGTTCGTGATTATATCGGACATGGAATTGGGCCCACGATGCATGAAGAACCAGCTGTGCCGCACTATGGTGTAGCAGGACATGGGCTACGTTTAAAGCCAGGAATGACAATTACGATTGAGCCGATGGTAAATCTGGGAAGTTGGGAAGTGGAAACATCTAAAGAAGATGGTTGGACTGTTCGAACGATTGACGGTTCTTGGTCTGCTCAATATGAACATGTTATAGCGATTACCGAAGATGGACCTAAGATTTTGACTTCACAAGATCCAGAATTTGACGCAAAATATTTATTGAAATAA
- a CDS encoding VIT1/CCC1 transporter family protein: MKLSKEEELLMQNGAHKHEKLTLEERLNVVRAGVLGANDGVLTVVGVLFSVGAATNNSFTLLIAGVSDLLACALSMASGEYASVSSQSDAEKVVVQKEAYRIKEQPALVEADLEQFYVGRGVSDQTATLIAKDLMQKQPLKAILETKYDVQLGHYVNPWEAALSSMICAALAGVVPLLAMVLLSRTQGMLVAILATTVASAIIGWASAKLGQGFVKKSIIRNIIIGLLTITIHYGIGLLF, from the coding sequence ATGAAGCTATCAAAAGAAGAAGAGCTTCTAATGCAAAATGGGGCCCATAAGCATGAAAAATTAACTTTAGAAGAGCGCTTAAATGTTGTTCGAGCGGGGGTTTTAGGCGCTAATGATGGCGTTTTAACCGTTGTTGGAGTTTTATTTTCCGTCGGAGCAGCCACGAATAATTCATTTACCTTGCTTATTGCTGGAGTTTCAGATTTGCTGGCTTGTGCATTATCAATGGCTTCCGGAGAGTATGCTTCAGTGAGTTCTCAGTCGGATGCCGAGAAGGTTGTTGTTCAAAAAGAGGCATACAGAATTAAAGAACAACCAGCATTAGTTGAGGCGGATTTAGAACAATTTTATGTTGGTCGAGGTGTGTCAGATCAAACTGCGACTTTAATTGCCAAAGATCTTATGCAAAAACAACCTTTGAAGGCAATTTTGGAGACAAAATATGATGTTCAACTCGGACATTATGTTAATCCATGGGAAGCGGCACTTTCTTCCATGATTTGTGCGGCATTAGCAGGGGTGGTGCCACTATTAGCTATGGTTTTGTTAAGTCGGACTCAGGGAATGTTAGTTGCAATCTTAGCAACTACGGTGGCTTCTGCGATCATTGGCTGGGCGAGTGCCAAATTGGGACAGGGATTTGTTAAAAAATCGATTATCAGAAATATTATTATTGGTCTTTTAACGATTACTATTCACTATGGGATTGGTTTGCTATTTTGA
- a CDS encoding VIT1/CCC1 transporter family protein: MSKEKQSLAQRSNIIRAAVMGANDGILSVSGIVIGVAGATTNSFAIFIAGFAGALAGTVSMAMGEYVSVHSQNDAQKKAEQNQSQRLDHDWQAEFNFVQDKYIAAGIKPELAHQATQEMMQQDDLGTTVRERYGFTLNQEMDAISAGLASMISFPLGSVLPMLAITLIPANLHLNIWGTGVAVAIALAITGFSAAKLSGADLKWATLRNVLAGIFTMIITYIIGTLMGGL, encoded by the coding sequence ATGAGTAAGGAAAAACAAAGTTTAGCACAACGTAGTAATATTATTCGAGCGGCGGTCATGGGTGCCAATGATGGAATATTATCAGTTTCAGGGATTGTCATTGGGGTAGCTGGGGCGACTACGAATTCTTTTGCGATTTTTATTGCCGGTTTTGCAGGTGCTTTAGCGGGGACTGTTTCCATGGCAATGGGCGAATATGTCTCAGTCCATTCACAAAATGATGCCCAAAAAAAAGCAGAACAAAACCAATCACAACGATTAGATCACGATTGGCAAGCTGAATTTAACTTTGTGCAAGATAAGTATATTGCAGCCGGAATTAAGCCAGAATTAGCTCATCAAGCCACACAAGAAATGATGCAACAAGATGACCTTGGAACTACCGTTCGTGAGCGCTATGGGTTTACTCTAAATCAAGAAATGGATGCCATTTCAGCTGGTTTAGCCTCGATGATCTCATTTCCATTAGGTTCAGTTTTGCCCATGCTCGCAATTACGTTGATTCCTGCTAACTTACACTTGAATATTTGGGGGACAGGCGTAGCGGTAGCAATTGCATTGGCTATTACTGGATTCTCAGCAGCCAAGTTATCCGGCGCTGATTTGAAATGGGCAACCTTACGAAATGTTTTGGCTGGTATTTTTACGATGATTATTACTTACATAATTGGAACATTAATGGGGGGCTTATAA
- the recA gene encoding recombinase RecA produces MASGKNINPNKKIEGKITEPKARKKALDEALKKIEKNFGKGSIMRMGDSKFSQIEASSTGSLKLDIALGIGGYPKGRIIEIYGPESSGKTTLALHAAAEMQKKGGNVAYIDAENAMDVEYAKALGVNIDELLLSQPDTGEQGLSIADALIQSAAIDMIVVDSVAALTPKAEIDGEIGDSSVGLQARMMSSALRKLSGSILKTETTVIFINQLREKIGVMFGNPETTPGGRALRFYSTVRLDVRRRGGIDGTKKDGEDVKSVGNLTKIKVVKNKVAAPFREVEIEIIFGKGISKTGEMIDLAVDKDIIKKAGSWFSYEGDKIGQGKVNVMRWLDDPENKATYDEIMERVLAEYFSQTTDGDKDANVVESEASETPTTDTNDVELEIEEE; encoded by the coding sequence ATGGCAAGTGGAAAGAATATTAACCCTAATAAAAAAATTGAAGGTAAAATTACGGAACCCAAGGCCCGTAAAAAAGCATTGGATGAGGCACTCAAAAAGATCGAAAAGAATTTTGGAAAAGGGTCGATTATGCGAATGGGAGATTCAAAATTTTCTCAAATTGAAGCATCTTCAACAGGTTCTTTGAAGTTAGATATTGCTCTTGGAATTGGTGGCTATCCAAAGGGCCGAATTATTGAAATTTATGGACCAGAATCTTCTGGAAAAACGACGTTGGCCTTGCACGCTGCAGCAGAAATGCAAAAAAAAGGTGGTAATGTTGCATATATTGATGCTGAAAATGCCATGGATGTTGAATATGCCAAGGCGCTGGGCGTGAACATTGATGAATTGTTACTCTCACAACCAGATACTGGTGAACAAGGGCTGTCAATTGCAGATGCTTTGATCCAATCTGCTGCGATTGATATGATCGTGGTTGATTCTGTAGCGGCTTTAACACCGAAAGCGGAAATTGACGGTGAAATTGGTGATAGTTCAGTTGGACTACAGGCGCGTATGATGTCTTCTGCTTTAAGAAAGCTATCAGGCTCAATTTTAAAAACTGAAACAACTGTGATTTTTATTAATCAATTGCGAGAAAAGATCGGGGTTATGTTTGGAAATCCTGAAACGACACCAGGTGGGCGAGCTTTGCGTTTCTATTCAACGGTACGTTTAGATGTTCGACGGCGAGGTGGAATCGACGGGACTAAAAAAGACGGTGAAGACGTGAAGTCAGTTGGGAATCTGACTAAAATTAAAGTGGTTAAAAATAAGGTGGCCGCTCCCTTTAGAGAGGTTGAAATTGAAATCATCTTTGGAAAAGGAATTTCTAAAACTGGTGAGATGATCGACCTAGCTGTGGATAAAGATATTATTAAAAAAGCAGGTTCATGGTTCTCGTACGAGGGCGATAAAATTGGGCAAGGAAAAGTTAACGTCATGCGTTGGTTGGACGACCCAGAGAATAAAGCCACATATGATGAAATCATGGAACGCGTACTTGCTGAATACTTTAGCCAAACAACAGATGGGGACAAAGACGCAAATGTGGTTGAATCTGAAGCTTCCGAGACACCAACGACGGATACAAATGATGTTGAATTAGAAATTGAAGAAGAATAG
- a CDS encoding nicotinamide-nucleotide amidohydrolase family protein, which produces MKVIEKLGRRLIEQNQSITAAESLTAGMFVSQLANVSGISAILSGSFITYSAEAKEQLIGVSVEMIERYGVVSPQVAKAMARGAQQELNTNWAIGLTGVAGPEALEGHQAGTVYIGIAQPNGLVTAKLYQLTGDRMAVREQAVACGAQLILDLMTKNVTKS; this is translated from the coding sequence GTGAAAGTAATTGAAAAATTAGGACGACGTTTGATTGAACAAAACCAAAGTATTACGGCTGCAGAAAGTTTAACGGCAGGGATGTTTGTCAGTCAATTGGCAAATGTGAGCGGCATTTCAGCTATACTCAGTGGGTCATTTATTACATATAGTGCAGAAGCAAAAGAGCAACTTATTGGCGTTTCAGTAGAAATGATTGAGCGCTATGGGGTCGTTTCCCCACAAGTAGCTAAAGCTATGGCACGAGGAGCACAGCAAGAGCTAAATACAAATTGGGCAATTGGCTTAACCGGAGTAGCCGGGCCGGAGGCTTTAGAAGGGCACCAAGCAGGAACGGTATACATCGGGATTGCACAGCCGAATGGCTTAGTTACCGCTAAGTTATATCAATTAACGGGCGATCGCATGGCAGTGCGAGAACAAGCGGTAGCATGTGGCGCACAATTAATTTTAGATTTAATGACTAAAAACGTTACAAAAAGTTAA
- the pgsA gene encoding CDP-diacylglycerol--glycerol-3-phosphate 3-phosphatidyltransferase codes for MNLPNKLTIFRIILIPVFAVILMLPIDLWGQFGVLPITHLVAAIIFITASLTDMADGQIARRQHLVTNFGKFADPLADKLLVMTALIFFVQFQWVSAWMIALIVIRELAVTGLRTLIVENNGQVMAAAMPGKIKTTTQMLAIIFFLLHNLGFNLINLPFAQVMIWIALFFTLYSGVEYFWKARFVFSDGFK; via the coding sequence ATGAATTTACCGAATAAATTAACCATTTTTAGAATTATTTTAATTCCCGTTTTTGCCGTTATTTTAATGTTGCCAATAGATCTCTGGGGGCAGTTTGGAGTTTTGCCAATTACTCATCTTGTGGCTGCAATAATATTTATTACAGCTTCGCTAACGGATATGGCTGATGGGCAAATTGCTCGTAGACAGCACCTCGTAACTAATTTTGGTAAATTTGCGGATCCCTTAGCTGATAAACTATTAGTTATGACGGCCCTGATTTTCTTTGTTCAATTTCAATGGGTTTCTGCATGGATGATTGCACTGATCGTGATTCGTGAATTAGCAGTGACTGGTTTAAGAACTTTAATCGTAGAGAACAATGGGCAGGTGATGGCAGCGGCAATGCCTGGTAAAATTAAAACTACTACGCAAATGTTAGCCATTATTTTTTTCCTGCTACATAATTTAGGCTTTAATTTGATTAACTTACCATTTGCACAAGTAATGATCTGGATTGCTTTATTCTTTACGCTTTATTCAGGTGTAGAATATTTCTGGAAAGCACGCTTTGTATTTAGTGATGGTTTTAAATAA
- a CDS encoding helix-turn-helix domain-containing protein: MADIEQKGIGDELQAARIDKGLTLDDVQAQTKIQKRYLQAIENNQFDQLPGKFYERAFTRQYAAVVGLDAYDLLERHDLITPVASSDLEQARVDEDNITRVGMRREENLQKKQLMNVLPKVIMGVAALAVVILVWVLVANFAGHSKSSTEDSHVSISSSSIAKSSSASETSSSEKSSSEDTKTEVGAPAIAGSTTTFEAQVPANSERKLTLSGQNGDAWVLVKTNTGAVLYSGTIKAGTNQDFVVNSDVTSVNFQTGNANNLKAQFNGNDLPLSNTTLVWHALINIVQK; encoded by the coding sequence ATGGCAGACATAGAGCAAAAGGGAATTGGTGATGAACTGCAAGCAGCTCGGATTGATAAGGGCCTCACGTTAGATGATGTTCAAGCACAAACAAAGATTCAAAAGCGTTATTTGCAAGCAATTGAAAATAACCAATTTGATCAATTACCGGGTAAATTTTACGAACGTGCCTTCACACGACAATATGCAGCGGTCGTTGGACTTGATGCATATGATTTATTAGAGCGACATGATTTAATTACTCCAGTGGCCAGTTCGGATTTGGAACAGGCTCGGGTAGATGAAGATAATATCACACGGGTTGGGATGCGCCGCGAAGAAAATTTGCAAAAGAAACAACTAATGAATGTTTTGCCAAAGGTCATTATGGGAGTAGCCGCATTGGCTGTTGTCATTTTGGTGTGGGTCCTGGTTGCTAATTTTGCGGGTCATTCTAAGTCATCGACAGAAGATTCACATGTTTCGATTAGTAGTTCATCGATTGCAAAGAGCTCATCAGCTTCTGAGACATCAAGTAGTGAAAAGTCATCTTCTGAAGATACTAAAACAGAAGTTGGAGCGCCAGCAATTGCAGGCTCAACAACAACCTTTGAAGCTCAGGTTCCTGCTAATAGTGAACGCAAATTAACTTTGAGCGGACAAAATGGCGATGCTTGGGTGTTAGTTAAGACTAATACGGGGGCAGTTTTGTATTCTGGAACGATTAAAGCCGGTACTAATCAAGACTTTGTGGTTAATAGTGATGTTACTAGTGTTAATTTCCAAACAGGGAATGCTAATAATTTAAAGGCCCAATTTAATGGTAATGACCTGCCATTGAGTAATACCACTTTGGTTTGGCATGCATTGATTAATATCGTTCAAAAATAG
- the yfmH gene encoding EF-P 5-aminopentanol modification-associated protein YfmH yields MNRQVPQGQHYQLENGLRVHLIQRSEFHQVVSLLTVDYGARDLDLTQQSENVETSKLGIAHFLEHQLFKQPGYDAMLKINQAGDTVNAYTSPTRTSYFTVSPAEEYQSLIELLTFTQEPYFERTSVAREANIISQEIDMYQDDPASQLYQAILGQLYPHDPLAFDIAGTVESVHTITASDLHNAFEMAYSPNRMDLVIVGAFNEAIIKTLILNSPAGKRQSKMVVQSTNNESQLIEFNVNEETLYLDADIHRNRVAVGQRIMLPQATGRMGLKDGLALELALDLVFSEISPNYRQWYDMGLIDDNFSVELTWERGLSYLVLLGETPEPEELITVLKNELMSLPQRLEDLADEFGRVKRGAIGRLINKFNSLEEWATQFEGETFEAAFLPDELELLQSLSYQEMQTITRRTKMSGIASVIIQPE; encoded by the coding sequence ATGAATAGACAAGTTCCGCAAGGTCAGCATTATCAACTTGAAAATGGATTGCGAGTTCATTTAATTCAGCGATCCGAATTTCATCAAGTTGTCAGCTTGTTAACGGTTGACTATGGGGCACGTGATTTAGATTTAACACAGCAGTCTGAAAATGTTGAAACATCTAAGCTAGGAATTGCTCATTTTTTGGAACATCAATTATTTAAGCAACCAGGTTATGATGCCATGTTAAAAATTAATCAAGCGGGCGACACAGTTAATGCATACACTTCGCCAACTCGAACTAGTTATTTTACGGTCTCGCCGGCAGAAGAGTACCAAAGCTTGATTGAACTACTAACTTTTACGCAAGAACCATATTTTGAACGGACTTCGGTGGCCCGTGAGGCCAATATAATTAGCCAAGAGATCGACATGTATCAGGATGATCCAGCCTCACAACTTTATCAGGCGATTTTAGGACAACTTTACCCACATGACCCGCTAGCCTTTGATATAGCTGGTACAGTGGAAAGTGTGCATACCATTACAGCAAGTGATTTACATAACGCTTTTGAGATGGCTTATTCACCGAATCGAATGGATTTGGTCATTGTTGGTGCATTTAATGAAGCCATAATTAAAACCTTGATATTAAATTCTCCCGCTGGAAAACGCCAGAGCAAAATGGTCGTTCAATCCACAAATAATGAGAGCCAGTTGATTGAATTTAATGTTAATGAAGAAACGTTATATCTTGATGCGGATATTCATCGAAATCGGGTAGCAGTTGGGCAAAGAATTATGTTGCCGCAAGCAACTGGAAGAATGGGTTTAAAAGATGGATTGGCGCTGGAATTAGCATTGGATTTAGTTTTTAGCGAAATTTCACCTAACTATCGTCAGTGGTATGATATGGGTTTGATTGATGATAATTTCAGTGTAGAATTAACTTGGGAACGTGGATTATCATATTTAGTGCTCTTAGGAGAAACGCCAGAACCGGAGGAGTTGATTACAGTTTTGAAAAATGAACTGATGAGCTTACCACAACGGCTAGAAGATTTAGCTGATGAATTTGGGCGTGTTAAACGGGGCGCAATTGGTCGTTTGATAAACAAATTTAATTCATTAGAAGAATGGGCTACTCAATTTGAAGGCGAAACCTTTGAGGCTGCATTTTTACCTGATGAACTTGAACTCCTGCAAAGTCTGTCTTATCAAGAAATGCAAACGATTACGCGACGAACAAAAATGAGTGGGATTGCAAGTGTAATTATCCAACCGGAATGA
- the yfmF gene encoding EF-P 5-aminopentanol modification-associated protein YfmF produces MEQIKMADGVHLQVEKTEQFTTTQISINFATPKVNADLAGRFLASNFLETVSKKYPTQQKFAQVLNELYGAGFSVEVSNMGGVHNFCINLEIVDPKLLNSSEDLLTAAFSFLETILFEPLGNEIEGFEPTIFQRQKEIALDEIAGLNDDREYQIIRTTIENSFVNGNLGLAAYGNQELVEQSTNLSVWRTYQKLLVADQIDVVVVGPVDVSQIKQLMHQYLPFQARTIQLPVKQQPGFQPPKIQYLNEPVLQAQIVLSWQLTLDWSERFSGYVLNALLGGNGLSRLFLHVREEAGLAYTIYSDFNFYTDLMFVVAGVRVDQVNAARKMILDEVHDLQDNQITEAELKQIKQLMLNDYRLGQDQIRTRTERGLSRAITKKVLTPIEWQACLEKVTKKDVQAVAQRLQLKIQMILQRREDKNE; encoded by the coding sequence ATGGAACAAATTAAAATGGCTGATGGAGTTCATTTGCAAGTTGAAAAAACGGAACAGTTTACGACAACTCAAATTAGTATTAATTTTGCAACGCCCAAAGTAAATGCAGATTTAGCTGGGCGTTTTTTAGCTTCAAATTTTTTGGAGACTGTATCTAAAAAATATCCCACCCAACAAAAATTTGCACAGGTATTAAATGAATTATATGGTGCCGGTTTTAGCGTTGAAGTCAGCAATATGGGTGGAGTTCATAATTTTTGCATAAATTTGGAAATTGTGGATCCAAAATTATTAAATAGTTCAGAAGATTTATTAACGGCGGCTTTTTCTTTTTTGGAAACAATTTTATTTGAACCATTGGGTAATGAGATTGAAGGATTTGAACCAACTATTTTTCAACGGCAAAAAGAAATAGCATTAGATGAAATTGCAGGGCTTAATGATGATCGTGAATATCAAATTATCCGGACGACCATTGAAAATAGTTTTGTTAATGGAAATTTAGGCTTGGCAGCTTATGGAAATCAAGAGTTAGTGGAACAGAGTACTAATTTATCCGTTTGGCGAACTTATCAAAAATTATTAGTTGCAGATCAAATTGATGTCGTGGTAGTTGGTCCGGTTGATGTCAGCCAGATTAAACAATTGATGCATCAATACCTACCATTTCAGGCACGGACCATCCAATTACCAGTGAAACAACAACCAGGCTTTCAGCCCCCCAAAATTCAATATTTGAATGAGCCGGTGTTGCAAGCTCAAATTGTATTAAGCTGGCAACTGACATTAGATTGGTCGGAACGTTTTAGTGGTTACGTTTTAAATGCATTATTAGGTGGGAATGGTTTATCACGTTTATTTTTGCATGTTAGAGAAGAGGCAGGACTCGCATATACCATCTATTCAGATTTTAATTTTTATACAGACCTTATGTTTGTGGTGGCAGGAGTGCGGGTTGATCAAGTTAATGCGGCGCGCAAAATGATTTTAGATGAGGTTCATGATCTACAAGATAATCAGATCACGGAGGCAGAACTCAAGCAAATTAAACAATTAATGCTTAATGACTATCGCTTAGGTCAAGATCAAATCAGGACACGGACTGAACGGGGATTGAGTCGGGCAATCACCAAAAAAGTATTGACGCCCATTGAATGGCAAGCATGCTTAGAAAAAGTTACGAAAAAAGACGTGCAAGCAGTTGCTCAACGGCTACAACTTAAAATACAAATGATTTTGCAACGAAGGGAAGATAAAAATGAATAG